From the Streptomyces sp. KMM 9044 genome, one window contains:
- a CDS encoding GntR family transcriptional regulator, producing MPGIGGNGAVTRSTLRQQIADALRDEVLAGRMEPGQEFTVKEIADQYGVSATPVREALVDLSAQGLLDADQHRGFRVHEYSVGDFRGMVEARALVIDGMFHALTDADGHLARLRPEEPRVAAALAGVRRRGEEAQRSALAGELTVLIGYDLRFWRELIALFGNPHLTAFLHRLRVQTWVCVVQRLRRLPDLRGRLWCEHTDLVDALVRRDTDSARAVVESYNTHSLALVEQLPAD from the coding sequence ATGCCCGGCATCGGCGGCAACGGCGCGGTGACGCGCAGCACGCTGCGGCAGCAGATCGCCGACGCGCTCCGTGACGAGGTGCTGGCCGGGCGGATGGAGCCGGGGCAGGAGTTCACCGTCAAGGAGATCGCCGACCAGTACGGGGTGTCCGCGACCCCCGTACGGGAGGCGCTGGTCGACCTGTCGGCGCAGGGACTGCTCGACGCCGACCAGCACCGGGGGTTCCGGGTGCACGAGTACTCCGTCGGTGACTTCCGCGGCATGGTCGAGGCCCGCGCGCTGGTGATCGACGGGATGTTCCACGCCCTGACCGACGCCGACGGCCATCTCGCCCGCCTCCGGCCCGAGGAGCCCCGGGTCGCCGCCGCACTCGCCGGGGTCCGGCGGCGCGGCGAGGAGGCCCAGCGTTCGGCCCTCGCCGGGGAGCTCACCGTGCTGATCGGCTACGACCTGCGCTTCTGGCGCGAGCTCATAGCCCTGTTCGGCAACCCCCACCTCACCGCCTTCCTGCACCGGCTCCGCGTCCAGACCTGGGTGTGCGTGGTGCAGCGTCTGCGCCGGCTGCCCGATCTGCGGGGGCGTCTGTGGTGCGAACACACCGATCTGGTCGACGCGCTGGTGCGCCGTGACACCGACTCCGCCCGCGCGGTCGTCGAGTCGTACAACACCCACTCCCTCGCCCTCGTCGAACAGCTCCCCGCGGACTGA
- the recR gene encoding recombination mediator RecR, with amino-acid sequence MYEGVVQDLIDELGRLPGVGPKSAQRIAFHVLQAESTDVRRLAHTLMEVKAKVRFCAACGNVAQEELCNICRDARRDIAVICVVEEPKDVVAIERTREFRGRYHVLGGAISPIDGVGPDDLRIRELLARLADGAVTELILATDPNLEGEATATYLARMIKPMGLKVTRLASGLPVGGDLEYADEVTLGRAFEGRRLLDV; translated from the coding sequence TTGTACGAAGGCGTGGTGCAGGACCTCATCGACGAACTCGGGCGGCTGCCCGGCGTCGGTCCGAAGAGCGCCCAGCGGATCGCCTTCCACGTCCTGCAGGCGGAGTCGACGGACGTACGGCGGCTCGCCCACACCCTGATGGAAGTCAAGGCGAAGGTCCGCTTCTGCGCGGCCTGCGGCAACGTGGCGCAGGAGGAGCTGTGCAACATCTGCCGTGACGCCCGCCGCGACATCGCCGTCATCTGTGTCGTGGAGGAACCCAAGGACGTCGTCGCCATCGAGCGCACGCGCGAGTTCCGGGGCCGTTACCACGTCCTGGGCGGCGCGATCAGTCCGATCGACGGGGTGGGCCCCGACGACCTGCGCATTCGGGAACTGCTGGCCCGGCTGGCCGACGGCGCGGTCACCGAGCTGATCCTTGCCACGGACCCGAACCTGGAGGGTGAGGCCACGGCCACGTACCTCGCCCGCATGATCAAGCCCATGGGCCTGAAGGTCACCCGCCTGGCCAGCGGCCTCCCGGTGGGCGGGGACCTGGAATACGCGGACGAGGTCACCCTCGGCCGCGCCTTCGAGGGGAGACGACTCCTAGATGTCTGA
- a CDS encoding adenylosuccinate synthase: protein MPALVLLGAQWGDEGKGKATDLLGGSVDYVVRYQGGNNAGHTVVVGDQKYALHLLPSGILSPGCTPVIGNGVVVDPSVLFSELSGLNERGVDTSKLLISGNAHIITPYNVTVDKVTERFLGKRKIGTTGRGIGPTYADKINRVGIRVQDLYDESILTQKVEAALDAKNQMLTKLYNRRAIAVEQVVEELLGYADKLAPYVADTVLVLNQALEQDKVVLFEGGQGTLLDIDHGTYPFVTSSNPTAGGACTGSGVGPTKISRVIGILKAYTTRVGAGPFPTELFDEDGEALRRIGGERGVTTGRDRRCGWFDAVIARYATRVNGLTDFFLTKLDVLTGWEQIPVCVAYEIDGRRVEELPYSQSDFHHAKPVYEMLPGWSEDITGAKSFADLPKNAQAYVKALEEMSGAPISAIGVGPGRDETIEINSFL, encoded by the coding sequence GTGCCCGCACTTGTGCTGCTCGGTGCTCAGTGGGGTGACGAGGGCAAGGGAAAGGCGACGGACCTGCTCGGCGGATCCGTCGACTACGTGGTGCGTTACCAAGGCGGTAACAACGCCGGCCACACGGTGGTCGTGGGCGACCAGAAGTACGCCCTCCACCTGCTCCCTTCCGGAATCCTGTCCCCCGGTTGCACTCCGGTCATCGGCAACGGGGTCGTCGTCGATCCCTCCGTCCTGTTCTCCGAGCTGAGCGGGCTGAACGAGCGGGGCGTCGACACGTCCAAGCTCCTGATCAGCGGCAACGCACACATCATCACGCCGTACAACGTGACGGTGGACAAGGTGACGGAGCGTTTCCTCGGCAAGCGCAAGATCGGCACCACCGGCCGCGGCATCGGCCCGACCTACGCCGACAAGATCAACCGCGTCGGCATCCGGGTCCAGGACCTGTACGACGAGTCGATCCTCACCCAGAAGGTCGAGGCGGCACTCGACGCCAAGAACCAGATGCTCACCAAGCTCTACAACCGGCGCGCGATCGCCGTCGAGCAGGTGGTCGAGGAGCTGCTGGGCTACGCCGACAAGCTGGCGCCGTACGTCGCCGACACCGTCCTGGTCCTCAACCAGGCGCTGGAGCAGGACAAGGTGGTCCTCTTCGAGGGCGGCCAGGGCACCCTGCTCGACATCGACCACGGCACGTACCCCTTCGTCACCTCGTCGAACCCGACCGCGGGCGGCGCCTGCACCGGCTCCGGCGTGGGCCCGACGAAGATCAGCCGGGTGATCGGCATCCTCAAGGCGTACACGACCCGCGTCGGTGCCGGCCCGTTCCCGACGGAGCTGTTCGACGAGGACGGCGAGGCGCTGCGCCGCATCGGCGGCGAGCGGGGCGTCACCACCGGCCGCGACCGCCGCTGCGGCTGGTTCGACGCGGTCATCGCCCGCTACGCGACCCGCGTGAACGGCCTGACCGACTTCTTCCTCACCAAGCTCGACGTCCTCACCGGCTGGGAGCAGATCCCGGTCTGCGTGGCCTACGAGATCGACGGCAGGCGCGTCGAGGAACTCCCCTACTCCCAGTCGGACTTCCACCACGCGAAGCCGGTCTACGAGATGCTCCCGGGCTGGTCCGAGGACATCACCGGCGCGAAGTCCTTCGCCGACCTGCCGAAGAACGCCCAGGCGTACGTCAAGGCCCTGGAGGAGATGTCCGGAGCCCCGATCTCCGCGATCGGCGTGGGCCCGGGCCGCGACGAGACGATCGAGATCAACTCGTTCCTCTGA
- a CDS encoding GbsR/MarR family transcriptional regulator, whose amino-acid sequence MTEEGAGRPERDPETVSRFVEHFAAQLVAAGVPRMPARVFAALLVSDTGVSTSAELGEMLRISPAAVSGAVRYLDQQHLVSREREPGSRRERYRVHGDQWYEALTSRGAVLRRWQDALREGVASVGPGTPAGLRLAETLAFFEFAEKEIEALMDRWRDHREERFGRD is encoded by the coding sequence ATGACGGAGGAAGGGGCCGGGCGGCCGGAGCGGGACCCCGAGACGGTCTCCCGGTTCGTCGAGCACTTCGCCGCGCAGCTGGTGGCGGCCGGAGTGCCGCGCATGCCGGCCCGGGTCTTCGCGGCCCTGCTGGTCTCGGACACCGGCGTCAGCACCTCCGCCGAACTGGGGGAGATGCTGCGGATCTCGCCCGCCGCGGTCTCCGGGGCGGTGCGCTACCTCGACCAGCAGCACCTGGTCTCCCGCGAGCGGGAGCCCGGCTCGCGCCGTGAGCGCTACCGGGTGCACGGCGACCAGTGGTACGAGGCGCTCACCAGCCGCGGTGCCGTCCTCCGGCGCTGGCAGGACGCGCTGCGCGAGGGCGTCGCCAGCGTGGGCCCCGGCACCCCGGCGGGCCTCCGGCTGGCGGAGACGCTGGCCTTCTTCGAGTTCGCCGAGAAGGAGATCGAGGCGCTCATGGACCGCTGGCGTGACCACCGGGAGGAGCGCTTCGGCCGCGACTGA
- a CDS encoding YgjP-like metallopeptidase domain-containing protein, whose translation MVAGRLRVHRSVAGDPALTRRALAQWYTRAGQHWTRGRLQPWAARLGVPEPEVRVRDLGHRWGSYRAGPGNGTIALHGATFQLPVHLVDYVIAHELAHVRISGHGPAYWRLLGRALPECRRAKEELDELGGRVWMGDLPH comes from the coding sequence CTGGTCGCAGGGCGGCTGCGCGTCCACCGCTCGGTCGCCGGGGATCCGGCCCTCACCCGGCGGGCCCTCGCGCAGTGGTACACCCGGGCCGGGCAGCACTGGACACGCGGACGCCTCCAGCCCTGGGCCGCCCGCCTGGGCGTCCCCGAACCGGAGGTCCGCGTGCGCGATCTCGGACACCGGTGGGGGAGCTACCGCGCCGGACCGGGAAACGGAACGATCGCCCTGCACGGGGCCACCTTCCAGCTGCCCGTCCACCTGGTCGACTACGTGATCGCGCACGAACTCGCCCACGTCAGGATCTCGGGACACGGCCCCGCCTACTGGAGGTTGCTGGGCCGGGCCCTGCCCGAGTGCCGCCGGGCGAAAGAGGAGCTGGACGAGCTGGGCGGACGCGTCTGGATGGGGGACCTCCCTCACTGA
- a CDS encoding SLATT domain-containing protein → MVQPEMQPEDRPQDGLGKGAAGLRPGDLAGRVFPLGDWGEPAPRLDELYRWVERGALDTAAWYLAVRAWKRRCARALRTGAAAGAATGAALPLLDLTGATDGAAPWGYTALLLAAVCVTADRFFGVTSGWMRDVTTAQAVQRRLQAFQFDWASECVREVLGPAEGTASEATERCLSVLRRFSEDVDELVRAETADWMMDFRTGTSVPPAVQGTLAGTGRPESPGQPHGRFATAPGTTRPNMPRQRPPEPR, encoded by the coding sequence ATGGTTCAACCGGAGATGCAGCCCGAGGACCGTCCGCAGGACGGGCTCGGCAAGGGGGCGGCCGGGCTGCGGCCGGGCGATCTGGCCGGGCGGGTGTTCCCGCTCGGGGACTGGGGCGAACCCGCGCCCCGGCTGGACGAGCTGTACCGGTGGGTGGAGCGCGGGGCGCTGGACACCGCGGCGTGGTACCTCGCGGTCCGGGCCTGGAAGCGGCGGTGCGCGCGGGCGCTGCGTACGGGGGCCGCGGCGGGGGCGGCCACCGGGGCGGCGCTGCCGCTGCTGGACCTGACCGGAGCGACCGACGGAGCTGCCCCCTGGGGATACACGGCGCTGCTGCTCGCGGCGGTCTGCGTGACCGCGGACCGGTTCTTCGGGGTGACGTCCGGCTGGATGCGGGACGTGACGACCGCGCAGGCCGTACAGCGGCGGCTCCAGGCGTTCCAGTTCGACTGGGCCTCGGAGTGCGTCCGCGAGGTGCTGGGTCCGGCCGAGGGCACCGCGAGCGAGGCGACCGAGCGCTGCCTGTCGGTGCTGCGGCGGTTCTCGGAGGACGTGGACGAGCTGGTGCGGGCCGAGACGGCGGACTGGATGATGGACTTCCGTACGGGCACGAGCGTGCCGCCCGCCGTCCAGGGGACGCTGGCGGGCACGGGTCGCCCCGAGTCGCCCGGACAGCCCCACGGCCGCTTCGCGACCGCGCCCGGGACCACCCGCCCGAACATGCCCCGCCAGCGGCCGCCGGAGCCGAGGTGA
- a CDS encoding serine/threonine-protein kinase — protein MEKHGPGGAAGGQGARHPGRIGAYRLLARLGAGGMGEVYLARSDRGRTVAVKLVREELAQQEEFRARFRQEVQNARQVGGDWTAPVLDADTEAPVPWVATGYVAGPSLQQVVGHDHGALPERSVRILAAGLAHALKDIHAAGIVHRDLKPSNVLVTIDGPRVIDFGIARALETVTDGGLTRTGALVGSPGFMAPEQVRGDRITPACDVFCLGSMLAYAATGELPFGTANSGVHALMFRIVEEEPDLGRLPEGLADLVRDCLRKDPARRPTLDQILLRTGAEDTVADGRSREPWLPGALVAQLGRHAVRLLDAEDPQAPPPAPDGPAATPEHAPAADGSAPPPPGAPGDGAAVNHLPTLVTGPNGPTAPPVPASGAPAAGQPPAAYGHPQQYAQQHPQPPGRGYPCNGYGAAGATPPYGPPPFGAAPPPYGGPARFPRDDRSTALLVVIALVVALAAGGTVYALTSGGDGNTVGGSPSGTPDEGMSQGTDGSDPSLDGRSSAGTDRAGGTAGTEQPTPSPAADGTIPAGYLGTWSTIIDNASGLHTRTLTIRQGGAGDTVMSLIADGPTGNGTYHCVFEGALTSAPGPGERLEIGPTTVTAGRPRSACAPGAATDVILLPDGTLQRVNTGNGDQLTYTRD, from the coding sequence GTGGAGAAGCACGGACCGGGGGGCGCGGCGGGGGGCCAGGGCGCTCGGCACCCGGGCAGGATCGGCGCGTACCGGCTGCTCGCGCGGCTCGGCGCCGGGGGCATGGGCGAGGTCTACCTCGCCCGTTCCGACCGGGGACGCACTGTCGCCGTCAAGCTGGTGCGCGAGGAACTGGCCCAGCAGGAGGAGTTCCGGGCCCGCTTCCGCCAGGAGGTGCAGAACGCCCGGCAGGTCGGCGGCGACTGGACCGCGCCGGTGCTGGACGCGGACACCGAGGCCCCGGTGCCCTGGGTCGCCACCGGGTACGTCGCCGGGCCCAGCCTCCAGCAGGTCGTCGGGCACGACCACGGGGCGCTGCCCGAGCGTTCGGTACGCATTCTCGCCGCCGGTCTCGCGCACGCGCTGAAGGACATCCACGCCGCCGGCATCGTGCACCGCGACCTCAAGCCGTCCAACGTGCTCGTCACCATCGACGGGCCGCGCGTCATCGACTTCGGGATCGCGCGGGCCCTGGAGACCGTGACCGACGGCGGCCTCACCCGGACCGGGGCGCTGGTCGGCTCGCCCGGGTTCATGGCGCCGGAGCAGGTGCGCGGCGACCGCATCACCCCCGCCTGCGACGTCTTCTGCCTCGGCTCGATGCTCGCCTACGCCGCCACCGGCGAGCTGCCCTTCGGCACCGCCAACAGCGGGGTGCACGCCCTGATGTTCCGTATCGTCGAGGAGGAACCCGACCTCGGCCGGCTCCCCGAGGGCCTCGCCGACCTCGTGCGGGACTGCCTCAGGAAGGACCCCGCCCGGCGGCCCACCCTCGACCAGATCCTGCTGCGCACCGGCGCCGAGGACACCGTCGCCGACGGCCGCTCCCGCGAGCCCTGGCTGCCGGGCGCCCTGGTCGCCCAGCTCGGCCGGCACGCCGTACGGCTCCTGGACGCGGAGGACCCTCAGGCGCCGCCGCCCGCGCCGGACGGCCCCGCCGCCACCCCCGAACACGCCCCCGCCGCCGACGGCTCCGCCCCGCCCCCGCCGGGCGCACCCGGTGACGGTGCGGCGGTGAACCACCTGCCCACCCTGGTCACCGGCCCGAACGGCCCCACCGCGCCCCCTGTCCCGGCCTCGGGCGCCCCGGCGGCCGGACAGCCCCCTGCCGCATACGGCCACCCCCAGCAGTACGCCCAGCAGCACCCCCAGCCCCCCGGCCGCGGCTATCCCTGCAACGGCTATGGAGCCGCCGGCGCCACCCCTCCCTACGGCCCGCCGCCCTTCGGGGCCGCCCCGCCACCGTACGGCGGCCCGGCACGGTTCCCGCGCGACGACCGTTCCACCGCGCTGCTCGTCGTGATCGCGCTGGTCGTCGCGCTCGCCGCGGGCGGCACGGTGTACGCACTGACGAGCGGTGGCGACGGCAACACCGTCGGCGGCAGCCCTTCGGGCACGCCGGACGAGGGCATGTCCCAGGGCACCGACGGCAGTGACCCGTCGCTCGACGGGAGGTCCTCGGCCGGGACGGACAGGGCAGGCGGTACCGCCGGGACGGAGCAGCCGACCCCCTCACCGGCCGCTGACGGGACGATCCCGGCCGGATACCTCGGCACCTGGTCGACGATCATCGACAACGCGAGCGGGCTGCACACCCGCACGCTGACCATCCGGCAGGGCGGGGCCGGTGACACGGTCATGTCCCTCATCGCCGACGGTCCTACCGGGAACGGCACCTACCACTGCGTGTTCGAGGGCGCCCTCACCAGTGCCCCGGGCCCCGGAGAACGGCTGGAGATCGGCCCGACCACCGTGACGGCCGGCCGGCCGCGCAGCGCCTGTGCCCCGGGTGCCGCCACCGACGTCATCCTCCTGCCCGACGGCACCCTCCAACGCGTGAACACCGGCAACGGCGACCAGCTCACCTACACGCGGGACTGA
- a CDS encoding YbaB/EbfC family nucleoid-associated protein, with translation MIPGGGQPNMQQLLQQAQKMQQDLAQAQEELAHMEVDGQAGGGLVTATVTGSGELRALKIDPEAVDPEDTETLADLVVAAVQAANENAQALQQQKLGPLAQGLGGGIPGLPF, from the coding sequence GTGATCCCCGGTGGTGGCCAGCCCAACATGCAGCAACTGCTCCAGCAGGCCCAGAAGATGCAGCAGGACCTGGCCCAGGCGCAGGAGGAACTCGCGCACATGGAGGTCGACGGCCAGGCGGGCGGCGGTCTGGTGACGGCCACCGTCACCGGCTCCGGCGAGCTCCGCGCCCTGAAGATCGACCCTGAGGCGGTGGACCCCGAGGACACCGAGACCCTCGCGGACCTCGTCGTCGCGGCCGTCCAGGCGGCCAACGAGAACGCGCAGGCCCTCCAGCAGCAGAAGCTCGGCCCGCTGGCCCAGGGGCTGGGCGGCGGCATTCCCGGCTTGCCTTTCTAA
- a CDS encoding acylglycerol kinase family protein has product MATSPTSDQLLVVIDPVARRRDGESVRIAKDVLSGGATTKVCLPDGPEEFARALARRGSRRPVLVGDDRALIRAVGLLHRQRELTGCALALVPVGGALSLARSLGVPTGAVAASRAVLEGTERRMNLLVDDSDGVVLGAVRIPPAGAAQTREEGTDGTEHAGRGDGTGQHPWLRTCQTLVRTLVPDRPSRVASDPESGPVRLRVEVDGTTLVDLRQPVAAVSLVPGPGGIARVEVRPVSVGTEASPLLAEGHTVTVSGAHFRYRTDAVVSGPVGTRTWVAREDAWGLTLPV; this is encoded by the coding sequence GTGGCGACTTCCCCGACGTCCGATCAGCTCCTGGTGGTCATCGATCCGGTCGCCCGCCGCAGGGACGGCGAGTCCGTACGTATCGCGAAAGACGTGCTCAGCGGGGGTGCGACGACGAAGGTGTGCCTGCCGGACGGCCCGGAGGAATTCGCCCGCGCGCTCGCCCGGCGGGGCTCGAGGCGCCCGGTGCTGGTCGGCGACGACCGGGCCCTGATCCGGGCGGTGGGGCTGCTGCACCGGCAGCGGGAGCTGACCGGCTGCGCGCTGGCCCTGGTGCCGGTCGGGGGCGCGCTGTCGCTCGCCCGGTCGCTGGGGGTGCCCACGGGGGCGGTGGCCGCGTCACGCGCCGTGCTGGAGGGCACCGAGCGGCGGATGAACCTGCTGGTGGACGACAGCGACGGCGTGGTGCTCGGCGCGGTACGGATTCCGCCTGCCGGTGCCGCGCAGACGCGGGAGGAGGGAACAGACGGGACCGAGCACGCCGGCAGGGGTGACGGCACGGGACAGCATCCGTGGCTGCGGACCTGCCAGACCCTGGTGCGGACCCTGGTGCCGGACCGGCCGTCCCGGGTCGCCTCCGACCCCGAGAGCGGGCCGGTGCGGCTGCGGGTGGAGGTCGACGGGACGACGCTCGTCGACCTGCGCCAGCCGGTGGCGGCCGTCTCCCTCGTGCCGGGCCCCGGCGGGATCGCCCGGGTCGAGGTGCGGCCGGTGTCGGTCGGTACGGAGGCGTCGCCGCTGCTGGCCGAGGGGCACACGGTGACGGTGTCGGGCGCGCACTTCCGCTACCGGACGGACGCGGTCGTGTCCGGGCCGGTGGGCACCCGGACGTGGGTGGCCCGGGAGGACGCCTGGGGGCTGACACTGCCGGTGTGA
- a CDS encoding DUF5063 domain-containing protein, translated as MSDATLHATDRDPDDFSVQIADQIESFLVAVTEVAKGDEPDSAVPFLLLEVSQLLLAGGRLGAHEDILPEERYEPDPGPEADVDTLRENLARLLEPVDVYSEVFDPYEPRKAPVAARISDDLTDVITDLRHGMVHYRAGRTTEALWWWQFSYFSNWGSTASAALRALQSVVAHVRLNQPLAALDGLDTDQDVGDDALEIEAGRVMAEEIGVPLGMRPVT; from the coding sequence ATGTCTGATGCCACGCTGCACGCGACCGACCGGGACCCGGACGACTTCTCGGTCCAGATCGCGGATCAGATCGAGAGCTTCCTGGTCGCCGTCACGGAGGTCGCCAAGGGCGACGAGCCGGACTCGGCCGTCCCCTTCCTCCTGCTGGAGGTCTCCCAGCTCCTGCTGGCCGGCGGCCGGCTGGGCGCGCACGAGGACATCCTCCCCGAGGAGCGCTACGAGCCCGATCCGGGCCCGGAGGCCGACGTGGACACACTCCGCGAGAACCTCGCCCGTCTCCTGGAGCCGGTCGACGTCTACTCCGAGGTCTTCGACCCCTACGAGCCCCGCAAGGCGCCCGTCGCGGCCCGGATCTCCGACGACCTCACCGACGTCATCACCGACCTCCGCCACGGCATGGTCCACTACCGCGCCGGCCGCACCACGGAGGCGCTGTGGTGGTGGCAGTTCTCCTACTTCTCCAACTGGGGCTCCACCGCGTCCGCGGCCCTGCGAGCACTCCAGTCGGTAGTGGCCCACGTCCGTCTCAACCAGCCCCTGGCCGCCCTGGACGGTCTCGACACCGACCAGGACGTGGGCGACGACGCCCTGGAGATCGAGGCGGGCAGGGTCATGGCCGAGGAGATCGGCGTCCCGCTGGGCATGCGCCCGGTCACGTAG